A region of Beijerinckia sp. 28-YEA-48 DNA encodes the following proteins:
- a CDS encoding aldehyde dehydrogenase family protein, protein MTAAANLVTPATLTVDNFIDGAWAGADTRFDVRDPGRSNDVVARVAVADQALVDLAVEAAHRALKPWGAISVDDRAAAVLRAADLIEEEAEKGIEGLAGVVVRETGMLPVEIIMELRGAAFAARDNVEAAKIALEPLIVEDKASIVRIEHKPIGVVAAIVPWNAPIVLLIRKFAPALVAGDTMVIKTPPTAPAGIAILMEKLAGLFPRGVINVVHGGAETGAALAAHPKVRLISFTGGGAAAKQIMKTAAETLKNVQFELGGNDAAIVLDDVDMDKAIPTLVAGAFHRSGQFCFAIKRLYVSESIYEAFFEKLAAHIDTFRVGHPLDPRTTFGPINNPPQLAYLKSLIEKTRAAGGELIELGNKVAPESWDEGNYILPVLVKKPGADFDIVTCEQFGPVLPVMSYKSEDDVVALANGTEYGLGSSVWTSNFERGVAFARRLEAGMTYINKNAQSRLGRRHMPFGGIKQSGIGTENSELGLAEFTEIHAMNFHKV, encoded by the coding sequence ATGACCGCTGCTGCAAATCTCGTTACGCCGGCCACACTGACGGTGGACAATTTCATCGATGGTGCCTGGGCAGGCGCCGACACGCGCTTTGACGTGCGCGATCCCGGTCGGAGCAATGATGTCGTCGCGCGGGTCGCGGTGGCTGATCAGGCTTTGGTCGATCTCGCCGTTGAAGCGGCGCACCGGGCACTAAAACCCTGGGGCGCGATCTCTGTCGATGATCGCGCCGCCGCCGTGTTGCGCGCTGCCGACCTGATCGAAGAAGAAGCGGAAAAGGGCATTGAAGGTCTGGCTGGCGTCGTTGTGCGCGAGACCGGCATGCTGCCCGTCGAGATCATCATGGAACTGCGCGGTGCAGCTTTCGCCGCACGCGACAATGTCGAAGCCGCGAAGATCGCGCTTGAGCCGTTGATCGTCGAAGACAAGGCGAGCATTGTGCGTATCGAGCACAAGCCCATCGGCGTGGTGGCGGCCATCGTGCCGTGGAACGCGCCGATCGTGCTATTGATCCGCAAGTTCGCCCCGGCGCTGGTGGCCGGCGACACGATGGTGATCAAGACGCCGCCGACCGCGCCCGCTGGCATCGCCATCCTGATGGAAAAGCTCGCTGGCCTATTTCCGCGCGGCGTCATCAACGTCGTGCACGGCGGCGCCGAGACCGGCGCTGCCTTGGCCGCCCATCCGAAGGTCCGCCTCATCTCCTTCACCGGAGGTGGCGCTGCGGCCAAGCAGATCATGAAGACCGCCGCCGAAACGCTGAAGAACGTCCAGTTCGAACTCGGCGGCAATGATGCGGCCATCGTCCTGGACGATGTCGACATGGACAAGGCGATTCCGACCCTGGTGGCCGGCGCCTTTCATCGCTCGGGTCAGTTCTGCTTCGCCATCAAGCGGCTCTATGTGTCGGAGAGCATCTACGAAGCGTTCTTCGAAAAGCTGGCGGCTCATATCGATACGTTTCGTGTCGGTCATCCGCTGGATCCGCGCACGACTTTCGGCCCGATCAACAATCCGCCGCAGCTTGCTTATCTCAAGAGCCTCATCGAGAAGACCCGCGCGGCTGGTGGCGAGCTGATCGAACTCGGCAACAAAGTCGCGCCTGAGAGCTGGGATGAAGGCAATTATATCTTGCCGGTGTTGGTGAAGAAGCCGGGCGCCGATTTCGACATCGTCACCTGCGAACAGTTCGGCCCGGTCCTGCCGGTGATGAGCTATAAGAGCGAGGACGACGTCGTCGCTTTGGCCAATGGCACCGAATACGGCCTCGGCTCCAGCGTCTGGACGAGCAATTTCGAGCGTGGCGTCGCTTTCGCCCGCCGGCTCGAAGCTGGCATGACCTATATCAACAAGAACGCGCAATCGCGCCTGGGCCGTCGCCATATGCCGTTTGGCGGCATCAAGCAGAGCGGCATCGGCACCGAGAATTCAGAGTTGGGCCTGGCCGAATTCACCGAAATCCACGCGATGAACTTTCATAAGGTGTGA
- a CDS encoding cupin domain-containing protein, giving the protein MSITVRRVVTGHTKEGKATVMIDEVVTSTAESRPGANPTVVWTSEGFPISNDGNADESKRQTSTAHPNGTVFRVISFAPGVHPRNHRTDSLDYAVVISGEIVMDLDGEEVLLRAGDVLIQRGTIHNWFNRSTEPCVIAFVLIAANPVTVDGKVLNAGG; this is encoded by the coding sequence ATGTCGATCACCGTCCGCCGCGTCGTCACTGGCCACACCAAGGAGGGCAAAGCGACCGTCATGATCGACGAGGTCGTGACGAGCACGGCCGAGAGCCGGCCGGGCGCCAATCCGACGGTGGTCTGGACCTCGGAAGGTTTCCCGATCAGCAATGACGGCAATGCCGATGAATCCAAGCGTCAGACCAGCACGGCGCATCCCAACGGCACCGTATTTCGCGTCATCAGCTTCGCGCCTGGCGTCCATCCCCGCAATCACCGCACCGATTCCCTCGATTACGCCGTGGTCATTTCGGGTGAGATCGTTATGGATCTCGATGGCGAAGAGGTTCTGCTCCGCGCCGGCGATGTCCTGATTCAGCGCGGCACCATTCACAACTGGTTCAATCGCAGCACCGAGCCTTGCGTGATTGCCTTCGTCCTCATCGCGGCAAACCCGGTCACCGTCGATGGCAAGGTTCTGAACGCTGGCGGGTGA
- a CDS encoding glucose 1-dehydrogenase — translation MALPAFPTSETPGLLRGKTALVTGGVSGIGRAIAALFKASGATVIVADIGAKDSDQAAVGEFGPLWHADVASEESVARLAARIAAGQGALDILVNCAGVPQSYTPIETMTVEAWDRIMNVNTRSLFLMAKHFLPLLRGSGNAAVVNICSVIAVRPKPGLAAYGASKAAAVATTLSLALELAKDGIRVNGINPGATETPMLSGFTGGKQVQDVVGAFASQIPMGEIIRPDDIAGAALYLASDLARLVTGSILNVDGGRSV, via the coding sequence ATGGCGCTTCCTGCATTTCCCACCAGCGAAACTCCAGGCCTGTTGCGCGGCAAGACCGCGCTGGTGACGGGCGGTGTATCGGGCATCGGCCGTGCGATCGCGGCGCTGTTCAAGGCCAGCGGCGCCACGGTGATCGTCGCCGATATCGGCGCCAAGGATAGCGATCAGGCAGCCGTGGGCGAGTTCGGCCCGCTCTGGCATGCGGACGTCGCCTCCGAGGAGAGCGTGGCGCGTTTGGCGGCGCGCATTGCGGCGGGGCAGGGCGCACTCGACATTCTGGTGAACTGCGCCGGCGTGCCGCAGTCCTATACGCCCATCGAAACCATGACGGTGGAGGCGTGGGATCGCATCATGAACGTCAACACGCGCTCGCTGTTTCTGATGGCAAAGCATTTCCTGCCGCTTCTGCGCGGCAGCGGCAATGCCGCTGTGGTCAACATCTGCTCCGTCATCGCCGTGCGTCCGAAGCCTGGTCTCGCCGCCTATGGCGCCTCCAAGGCCGCGGCGGTCGCCACCACGCTATCCCTGGCGCTGGAACTGGCGAAGGACGGCATCCGCGTCAACGGCATCAATCCAGGCGCAACCGAGACGCCGATGCTGAGCGGCTTCACCGGCGGCAAACAGGTGCAGGACGTGGTCGGCGCCTTTGCCAGCCAGATTCCCATGGGCGAGATCATCCGTCCCGATGACATCGCAGGTGCGGCGCTCTACCTCGCGTCCGACTTGGCGCGTTTGGTGACCGGCTCGATCCTCAACGTTGACGGCGGCCGCTCGGTATAA
- a CDS encoding aldo/keto reductase gives MKFVQLGRTGTRVSNICFGTMSFGSYSDPKTARAMYDACREKGINFFDCANSYAGGGTAESILGDCMAADRQNVVITSKVCRPMSKDVNGSGLSRRHIMQEVENSLRRLKTDYIDVYFAHHYDPYTQPEETLRAFDDLRRQGKIIYAGVSNWSAWRIAQALGISQREGLARFDVLQPMYNLVKRQAEDELFPLAQAVGLAVMVFSPLASGLLTKANAAVDGPRTGRLAEARYLKRYEDQRNFEIAADFCKIAAEIDVDPAMLAVAWAASHPAVTTPIIGAETVEQIGNYVDAVAFEMTPELRERIAALAPRPDYEIERTID, from the coding sequence TTGAAATTCGTACAACTTGGCCGGACCGGAACCCGGGTTTCCAACATCTGTTTCGGCACCATGTCGTTTGGGTCCTACAGCGATCCCAAGACAGCGCGCGCGATGTATGACGCCTGTCGCGAGAAGGGCATCAATTTCTTCGACTGCGCCAATTCCTATGCCGGTGGCGGTACGGCGGAGAGCATTCTTGGCGACTGCATGGCGGCGGATCGCCAGAACGTGGTGATCACCTCCAAAGTCTGTCGGCCGATGTCGAAGGACGTCAACGGTTCGGGCCTGTCGCGCCGTCACATCATGCAAGAGGTCGAGAACAGCCTGCGGCGGTTGAAGACCGACTATATCGATGTCTACTTCGCCCATCATTACGACCCCTATACCCAGCCTGAAGAGACCTTGCGCGCCTTCGACGACCTGCGGCGCCAGGGCAAGATCATTTACGCCGGCGTTTCGAACTGGTCGGCCTGGCGGATCGCGCAAGCGCTTGGCATCTCGCAGCGTGAGGGCTTGGCGCGTTTCGATGTGCTGCAGCCCATGTACAATCTGGTGAAGCGCCAGGCGGAGGATGAACTTTTCCCGTTGGCGCAGGCCGTGGGCCTGGCCGTCATGGTGTTCTCGCCTTTGGCCAGTGGTCTTTTGACCAAGGCCAATGCCGCCGTGGATGGGCCGCGCACGGGTCGACTGGCCGAAGCGCGCTATCTGAAGCGCTATGAGGATCAGCGGAACTTCGAAATCGCCGCGGATTTCTGCAAGATCGCGGCGGAGATCGATGTCGATCCGGCCATGCTCGCGGTCGCCTGGGCCGCCTCGCATCCGGCGGTCACGACGCCCATCATCGGCGCGGAAACGGTTGAGCAGATCGGCAACTACGTCGACGCCGTTGCCTTCGAGATGACCCCGGAACTTCGCGAGCGCATCGCCGCGCTCGCCCCCAGACCCGATTACGAAATCGAACGGACCATCGACTGA
- a CDS encoding aldehyde dehydrogenase family protein: protein MTMTAIDLDHLIDNRDVASPARDDLRDPGRLDDVVARVARGGAEEVDKAVQSAHRAFQSWKKTAFAERAALLLKAADLLDAEAASVVELMARESGMLVPTNKAEIGMAANIVRDNVEAGEAFLAPKQVEDDESWVSVEKRPIGVIAAIVPWNAPIILAMRKVSPALVCGNTVVLKPAPTAPLGLSILLKKMAALFPPGVINIVHGGGDVGHALTVHPLVGKVSFTGGGAVARMIMKDAADGIKGVQFELGGNDPAILLEDANLDDALPKLLGGAFRRSGQFCFAVKRVYVPSSIYAEVVKRIEAETDKFRVGHPLTAGVNFGPINNKGQLDFLKGLLERTRQAGYTVKELGSVVAPETWDEGYYMRPVVVSDLDLEAELVQVEQFGPLLPVVRYDDLDQVVDSINASELGLGSSIWTRDFDKALKLAQRLEVGMTFINNSGTSRLGQKNIPFGGVKQSGIGRESSPIGLREYVEYHAINFHK, encoded by the coding sequence ATGACCATGACAGCAATCGACCTCGATCACCTCATCGATAACCGCGATGTGGCCTCACCCGCCCGCGATGATCTGCGCGATCCTGGTCGCCTCGATGATGTGGTGGCCCGCGTGGCGCGCGGTGGCGCTGAAGAAGTCGATAAGGCCGTGCAATCGGCGCATCGCGCCTTCCAGAGCTGGAAGAAAACCGCCTTTGCCGAACGGGCGGCATTGCTGCTCAAGGCCGCCGATCTGCTCGACGCGGAAGCCGCGTCCGTCGTCGAACTCATGGCGCGCGAGTCCGGCATGTTGGTGCCCACCAACAAGGCCGAAATCGGCATGGCGGCCAATATCGTTCGCGACAATGTCGAGGCCGGTGAAGCTTTTCTTGCGCCCAAGCAGGTCGAAGATGACGAGAGCTGGGTCAGCGTCGAGAAGCGGCCGATCGGCGTGATCGCAGCGATCGTGCCGTGGAATGCGCCGATCATTCTGGCCATGCGCAAAGTGTCGCCGGCCCTGGTGTGCGGCAATACGGTGGTCCTCAAGCCGGCTCCAACAGCGCCGCTCGGCCTGTCGATCTTGCTGAAGAAAATGGCGGCGCTGTTTCCGCCAGGTGTCATCAACATCGTTCACGGCGGTGGCGATGTCGGCCATGCGCTGACCGTTCATCCACTCGTCGGCAAAGTGTCCTTCACCGGCGGCGGCGCTGTCGCGCGCATGATCATGAAGGATGCGGCCGACGGCATTAAGGGCGTGCAGTTCGAACTGGGCGGCAATGATCCGGCCATTCTTTTGGAAGATGCCAATCTCGACGACGCGCTGCCGAAGCTGCTCGGTGGTGCCTTCCGCCGTTCTGGCCAGTTCTGCTTCGCGGTCAAGCGCGTCTATGTGCCCTCGTCCATCTACGCCGAGGTCGTCAAGCGCATCGAAGCCGAAACCGATAAGTTCCGCGTCGGTCATCCGCTGACTGCCGGCGTCAACTTCGGCCCGATCAACAACAAGGGCCAGCTCGACTTCCTCAAAGGTCTGCTCGAGCGCACCCGCCAGGCTGGCTACACAGTCAAGGAACTCGGCAGCGTGGTGGCGCCGGAGACCTGGGATGAGGGCTATTACATGCGTCCGGTCGTGGTCTCCGATCTCGATTTGGAAGCCGAACTTGTGCAGGTCGAGCAGTTCGGCCCGTTGCTGCCGGTGGTGCGCTACGACGATCTCGATCAGGTGGTCGACAGCATCAATGCGTCTGAATTGGGCCTTGGTTCCAGCATCTGGACGCGCGATTTCGACAAGGCGCTCAAGCTGGCGCAGCGGCTGGAGGTCGGCATGACCTTCATCAACAACTCCGGCACGTCGCGGCTTGGCCAGAAGAACATTCCCTTCGGCGGCGTGAAGCAAAGCGGCATTGGCCGTGAAAGCTCACCCATAGGCCTGCGTGAATATGTCGAATATCACGCCATCAATTTTCACAAGTGA
- a CDS encoding ATP-dependent Clp protease ATP-binding subunit, translated as MAQRMCDICGVRPAAIRVAVLQDNQERELDICDYHYAQLMRHQRMVSPLESLFQGGLLDNFMQGDPSDAPRLGGRRGHRDQNADTINLQDHFSEQAKEILQRAAERAVRSGRQLVDTEDLLYELPESDVVQTLLKQFKISVDELRNQIDTHAPKGTASAQPREGGIGVSPRVKSALDRAFIASRELGHSYVGPEHILLGLAEVTDSFAGNLLLRYGLTPQALRQQTVKVVGKGAEKGRVETPTNTPQLDKYSRDLTKMAREGKLDPVIGRSKEVETTIEILARRKKNNPVLIGEPGVGKTAIVEGLAQRIINGDVPEVLRDKRLVELNVNSLVAGSKYRGEFEERVKQVMDEISDKRDELLLFIDEVHMIVGAGQGGGEGGLDIANVFKPAMARGEINLIGATTLSEYQKHIEKDAALERRFQPVLVSEPTVEQTIAILRGLRDRLEAHHKVTIQDEAFVAAAELSDRYITGRFLPDKAIDLIDQAAARVRLSTTSRPAEIHELEAEIAQLKREHDSAVSRKQFDRVKDFDSQLATKEKALTEATDVWKRKVGSSTAGVSTEQVAEIVSKLTGIPITELTEEEKAKLLRMEERLHQRVIGQEEAIRAVSDAVRLSRAGLQQGHRPIATFLFLGPTGVGKTELAKALAEIVFGDEDAVVRIDMSEYMERHAVARLIGAPPGYVGYDEGGQLTERVRRRPYCVILLDEIEKAHADVYNVLLQVFDDGRLTDGKGRVVDFSNTLIIATSNLASDVVMGRRGQLGFHPPSSSSSVRDDVMSVLRSHFRPEFINRIDEIIIFQSLDQVQIKEIVRLQLQRVQKIAQGQDIELVFDETLVEHFASEGYQPEYGARELRRQIRQQLETELAKSMLKGEIKEGNRVVCAYDAKAGKVTFAVEQAQPTATNGDASAKPAQPAKPQKTADAARGDGKSHQNVVHQRSAE; from the coding sequence ATGGCGCAGCGTATGTGCGACATCTGCGGGGTTCGTCCCGCCGCCATTCGGGTCGCAGTTCTCCAAGACAATCAAGAGCGCGAACTCGACATCTGCGACTATCATTATGCGCAGCTGATGCGGCACCAGCGCATGGTGTCTCCCCTCGAGTCCTTGTTTCAGGGCGGCCTGCTCGACAATTTCATGCAAGGCGATCCGTCCGACGCGCCCAGGCTCGGCGGCCGGCGAGGACATCGAGACCAGAACGCCGACACCATCAATCTTCAGGACCATTTCAGCGAACAGGCCAAGGAGATTTTGCAACGCGCCGCCGAACGCGCCGTGCGATCCGGCCGACAGCTCGTCGATACCGAAGATCTGCTCTACGAATTGCCGGAAAGCGACGTGGTGCAGACCTTGTTGAAACAGTTCAAAATATCGGTCGACGAACTGCGTAACCAGATCGACACTCATGCGCCCAAGGGCACGGCATCGGCGCAGCCGCGCGAAGGTGGCATCGGTGTTTCGCCGCGCGTCAAAAGCGCGCTTGACCGCGCCTTCATCGCCTCCCGCGAACTCGGCCATTCCTATGTCGGGCCGGAACATATTCTGCTTGGCCTTGCCGAAGTCACGGACAGTTTTGCCGGCAATCTGCTGCTCCGTTATGGCCTGACACCGCAAGCGCTGCGACAACAGACGGTGAAGGTCGTCGGCAAGGGCGCGGAAAAAGGCCGTGTCGAAACGCCGACCAATACGCCGCAGCTCGACAAGTATAGCCGCGACCTCACCAAGATGGCGCGCGAAGGCAAGCTCGACCCGGTGATTGGTCGCTCGAAGGAGGTCGAGACCACCATCGAGATATTAGCCCGCCGCAAGAAGAACAATCCGGTGCTTATCGGCGAGCCCGGCGTCGGCAAGACGGCGATTGTTGAAGGCCTGGCGCAACGCATCATCAATGGCGACGTGCCCGAAGTGTTACGCGACAAGCGCCTTGTGGAATTGAACGTCAACTCCCTTGTCGCCGGCTCGAAATATCGCGGTGAATTCGAAGAGCGCGTCAAACAGGTGATGGACGAGATTTCCGATAAGCGCGACGAGCTTTTGCTGTTCATCGACGAAGTTCACATGATCGTTGGCGCTGGACAGGGGGGCGGCGAAGGCGGCCTCGACATCGCCAATGTGTTCAAGCCGGCAATGGCGCGCGGCGAGATCAATCTGATCGGCGCGACGACCTTGAGCGAATATCAGAAGCACATCGAGAAAGACGCCGCGTTGGAACGGCGCTTTCAACCGGTCCTGGTGTCCGAACCGACGGTGGAACAGACGATCGCCATTCTGCGCGGCCTGCGCGATCGATTGGAGGCGCACCACAAGGTCACGATCCAGGATGAGGCTTTCGTCGCGGCGGCGGAATTGTCGGATCGCTATATCACCGGGCGCTTCCTGCCGGACAAAGCGATCGATCTGATCGATCAAGCAGCAGCGCGCGTGCGCCTCTCCACCACCTCCCGCCCGGCCGAGATCCATGAACTCGAAGCCGAGATCGCCCAGCTGAAGCGCGAACATGACTCCGCCGTTTCCCGCAAACAGTTCGATCGGGTGAAGGACTTCGATAGCCAGCTCGCGACCAAGGAAAAAGCCCTCACTGAGGCCACCGACGTTTGGAAGAGAAAGGTCGGCTCCAGCACCGCCGGCGTCTCGACCGAACAGGTGGCGGAGATCGTTTCAAAACTGACCGGCATTCCCATCACCGAACTGACGGAAGAAGAGAAAGCCAAGCTGCTGCGCATGGAGGAGCGGCTGCATCAGCGTGTCATCGGCCAGGAGGAGGCGATCCGCGCCGTCAGCGACGCAGTCCGCCTGTCGCGCGCCGGCTTGCAACAAGGCCATCGACCGATCGCCACCTTCCTGTTTCTGGGGCCGACCGGCGTCGGCAAGACGGAGCTTGCCAAGGCTTTGGCCGAGATCGTCTTCGGCGACGAGGACGCGGTCGTGCGTATAGACATGAGCGAATATATGGAGCGTCATGCGGTGGCCCGGCTGATCGGTGCACCGCCCGGCTATGTCGGCTATGACGAGGGCGGCCAACTCACCGAGCGGGTGCGCCGCCGGCCCTATTGCGTCATCCTGCTCGACGAGATCGAGAAGGCCCATGCGGATGTCTACAATGTGTTGCTGCAGGTCTTCGATGATGGCCGATTGACGGATGGCAAAGGCCGCGTCGTCGATTTTTCCAACACACTGATCATCGCCACCAGCAATCTGGCGTCCGATGTCGTCATGGGCCGGCGCGGGCAACTCGGATTTCATCCGCCATCGTCATCGAGTTCTGTCCGCGACGATGTGATGAGCGTGCTGCGCTCGCATTTCCGGCCCGAATTCATCAACCGGATCGACGAGATCATCATCTTCCAATCGCTCGACCAGGTGCAGATCAAAGAGATCGTCCGATTGCAGCTGCAACGCGTGCAAAAGATCGCCCAGGGACAAGATATCGAACTGGTGTTCGACGAAACCCTGGTCGAACACTTTGCCAGCGAAGGCTACCAGCCCGAATATGGCGCGCGGGAATTGCGTCGCCAGATCCGTCAGCAGCTGGAGACCGAACTGGCCAAGTCGATGCTCAAGGGTGAGATCAAGGAAGGCAATCGCGTCGTCTGCGCCTACGATGCAAAGGCCGGCAAGGTGACATTTGCCGTTGAACAGGCTCAGCCGACCGCGACAAATGGAGATGCAAGCGCGAAACCCGCGCAGCCCGCCAAACCACAGAAGACGGCCGACGCGGCTAGAGGCGACGGCAAATCACATCAGAACGTCGTTCATCAGCGCTCTGCTGAGTAG
- the metE gene encoding 5-methyltetrahydropteroyltriglutamate--homocysteine S-methyltransferase encodes MSVSSLPIATLPVATLPVATLGVPRIGPRRELKSALESYWSGRTDAAALLETAAALRAANWARQKAHGITCIPSNDFSLYDHVLDTSVMVGAIPECYGWTGGPVPLDLYFAMARGSQGNAPHADCGHQHHGETHGVPAQEMTKWFDTNYHYMVPEFTPGQRFTLASTKPVDEYREAKALGYQTRPVLLGPVTFLKIGKSKDPAFNPLSLLDNLLPIYVEVLRRLAANGADWVQIDEPCLVLDLDETTRQALRQAYGVLAHALPHLKIMLTTYFGELGDNLDTALSLPVAGLHLDLVRAPEQLDAVLSKAPRGLVLSLGVINGRNVWRANLRTILQRLQSAVAKRGADHLEIAPSCSLLHVPIDLEIETELDPDLKEWLAFAIQKMDELAVLGKALIGGERAAATQIAASVAAAERRAASKKVHDAVVAARLAQVTPQMTQRLSPYTDRAHLQHKALGLPPFPTTTIGSFPQTENVRKARSAHAKGTLSNADYTHFLREETATAIRWQEEIGLDVLVHGEFERNDMVQYFGEQLCGFAFTKHGWVQSYGSRYVRPPILFGDVSRPQAMTVDWWLYAQSLTKKTMKGMLTGPVTILNWSFVRDDIPRSQACRQIALAIRDEVVDLEKAGATIIQIDEAALREGLPLRKAGWGTYLDWAVESFRLCASGVTDKTQVHTHMCYSEFNDIIDAIGAMDADVISIETSRSKMELLDAFRTYKYPNEIGPGVYDIHSPRVPDAGEMVALMSLARERLADEQLWINPDCGLKTRKWDEVRPALVNMVEAALELRAQAAKAAQ; translated from the coding sequence CCGATTGCAACTCTTCCTGTTGCAACGCTTCCTGTTGCAACTCTTGGCGTGCCGCGGATCGGTCCGCGCCGCGAACTCAAATCCGCGCTCGAAAGTTATTGGTCCGGGCGAACCGACGCCGCCGCCTTGCTGGAAACAGCCGCTGCCTTGCGCGCCGCCAATTGGGCGCGTCAGAAGGCGCATGGCATCACCTGTATCCCGTCGAACGATTTCTCCCTCTACGATCATGTGCTCGACACCAGCGTCATGGTCGGCGCGATCCCTGAATGTTACGGCTGGACGGGCGGTCCCGTGCCGCTCGATCTCTATTTCGCCATGGCGCGCGGCAGCCAAGGCAATGCCCCCCACGCCGACTGCGGCCACCAACATCACGGCGAGACCCACGGTGTGCCGGCGCAGGAAATGACCAAGTGGTTCGACACCAATTATCATTACATGGTGCCGGAATTTACACCCGGACAGCGCTTCACCCTGGCTTCGACCAAGCCCGTCGATGAATATCGCGAGGCGAAGGCGCTGGGCTATCAGACACGGCCCGTCCTGTTGGGCCCCGTCACCTTCCTGAAAATCGGCAAGAGCAAGGACCCGGCCTTCAATCCCTTGTCGTTGCTCGACAACCTGCTGCCAATCTATGTCGAAGTTCTGCGCCGCCTCGCAGCCAATGGCGCCGACTGGGTGCAGATCGACGAGCCCTGTCTGGTGCTCGATCTCGACGAGACAACGCGGCAAGCCTTGCGACAGGCTTATGGCGTCCTCGCCCATGCCCTGCCCCATCTCAAAATCATGCTGACGACCTATTTCGGCGAGCTCGGCGACAATCTGGACACCGCCCTGTCGCTGCCGGTGGCTGGCCTGCATCTCGATCTCGTTCGCGCGCCCGAACAACTCGATGCGGTTCTCTCCAAGGCACCGCGCGGGCTGGTGTTGTCGCTTGGCGTCATCAACGGTCGTAACGTCTGGCGCGCCAACCTGCGCACGATCCTGCAACGGCTTCAGTCGGCCGTCGCCAAACGTGGCGCGGACCATCTCGAAATCGCCCCGTCCTGCTCCTTGTTGCATGTGCCCATCGATCTCGAGATCGAGACCGAACTCGATCCGGACCTCAAGGAATGGCTGGCCTTTGCGATTCAGAAAATGGACGAACTCGCCGTGCTCGGCAAAGCGCTGATCGGCGGCGAACGGGCTGCGGCTACCCAGATTGCCGCATCCGTCGCCGCGGCCGAACGACGTGCCGCTTCGAAAAAGGTGCATGATGCCGTAGTCGCGGCGCGTCTGGCGCAGGTGACGCCTCAGATGACGCAGCGCCTAAGCCCCTACACCGACCGCGCGCATCTCCAGCACAAGGCGCTCGGGCTGCCGCCTTTCCCGACCACCACCATCGGCTCCTTCCCGCAAACGGAAAACGTGCGCAAGGCGCGCTCGGCCCATGCCAAGGGCACGCTGAGCAATGCGGATTACACGCATTTCCTGCGCGAAGAGACGGCGACCGCCATTCGCTGGCAGGAAGAGATCGGCCTCGACGTGCTCGTCCACGGTGAGTTCGAGCGCAACGACATGGTGCAATATTTCGGCGAGCAGCTTTGTGGCTTCGCCTTCACCAAACATGGCTGGGTGCAAAGCTATGGCTCGCGCTATGTCCGCCCGCCGATCCTGTTCGGCGACGTCTCGCGGCCCCAGGCGATGACCGTGGATTGGTGGCTCTACGCGCAGTCGCTGACAAAGAAGACCATGAAGGGCATGCTGACCGGCCCGGTCACCATTCTCAACTGGTCCTTCGTGCGCGACGACATTCCGCGCAGCCAGGCCTGCCGCCAGATCGCGCTGGCGATCCGCGACGAGGTGGTCGACCTGGAAAAGGCCGGCGCGACGATCATTCAGATCGATGAAGCGGCGCTGCGTGAAGGCCTGCCCCTGCGCAAAGCGGGCTGGGGGACCTATCTCGATTGGGCTGTCGAGAGCTTCCGGCTCTGTGCTTCCGGTGTCACGGACAAGACGCAGGTTCACACCCATATGTGCTATTCGGAGTTCAACGACATCATCGATGCCATCGGCGCCATGGATGCGGATGTTATCTCGATCGAGACCTCTCGTTCGAAGATGGAATTGCTCGACGCCTTTCGCACCTACAAATATCCAAACGAGATCGGTCCCGGGGTCTACGACATTCATTCGCCGCGCGTTCCCGACGCCGGCGAAATGGTTGCGCTGATGTCGCTCGCGCGTGAACGCCTGGCCGACGAGCAACTCTGGATCAATCCCGATTGTGGCTTGAAAACCCGGAAATGGGACGAAGTTCGTCCGGCCTTAGTTAATATGGTCGAAGCCGCGCTGGAATTGCGCGCGCAGGCTGCAAAAGCGGCGCAGTAG